One genomic region from Oncorhynchus keta strain PuntledgeMale-10-30-2019 chromosome 33, Oket_V2, whole genome shotgun sequence encodes:
- the LOC118378486 gene encoding cholinephosphotransferase 1-like: MPHFLWPEPLSAAQLKRLEEHKYSASGRSLFEPPCQIYWNWLVQQIPTWVAPNTLTIIGLVINIVTTVVLVFYCPTATEEAPAWAFILSALGLFIYQSLDAIDGKQARRTNSSSALGELFDHGCDAVSTVFVSVGTCMSCGIGSYPDWMFFCGFVGMFMFFCAHWQTYVSGTLRFGLVDVTEVQIAIVVMYVMSAFGGVALWDYRLPVLGVKLYAFPIMGIIGGAVYSCYNYFHVILNGGVGKNGSTVADTSVLAPGMHIGLILTLAFIIFKKSSNQLFELHPCLYILTFGMVVAKIANKLVVAHMTKSELYLPDTAFIGPGLLFLNQYFNSFIDEHIVLWIAMVLSLIDLTRYCTGVCIQIASHLRIHVFSITAQAALKRN, from the exons ATGCCACATTTCTTGTGGCCGGAGCCGCTGTCAGCCGCACAACTCAAGCGGCTAGAGGAGCACAAATATAGCGCTTCGGGTCGATCCCTTTTCGAACCTCCTTGTCAGATATATTGGAATTGGCTGGTCCAACAAATTCCAACTTGGGTAGCGCCTAATACTCTGACTATAATTGGACTGGTAATAAATATAGTCACAACTGTAGTGTTGGTGTTTTACTGCCCAACGGCAACAGAGGAG GCTCCAGCATGGGCCTTCATTCTGAGCGCGTTGGGCCTGTTCATCTATCAGTCGCTGGATGCCATTGATGGGAAGCAGGCCCGGAGGACAAACAGCAGCTCTGCGCTGGGGGAGCTCTTTGACCACGGCTGTGATGCTGTCTCCACAG ttttTGTTTCTGTGGGAACATGTATGTCCTGTGGGATAGGAAGCTACCCTGATTGGATGTTCTTCTGTGGCTTTGTGGGGATGTTCATGTTCTTCTGTGCACACTGGCAAACCTATGTTTCCGGAACGCTGCGCTTTGGCCT GGTTGATGTGACAGAGGTCCAGATTGCCATCGTTGTCATGTATGTGATGTCAGCTTTTGGTGGCGTGGCCCTTTGGGACTACAGG TTGCCCGTCCTTGGGGTGAAGCTGTACGCCTTCCCCATCATGGGCATCATTGGGGGAGCCGTGTACTCCTGCTATAACTACTTCCACGTCATCCTCAACGGGGGCGTCGGCAAGAACGGCTCCACCGTGGCT GACACCAGTGTGCTGGCACCAGGTATGCACATCGGCCTCATCCTCACACTGGCCTTCATCATCTTTAAGAAGTCATCCAACCAGCTTTTTGAGCTGCACCCCTGCCTCTACATCCTGACTTTCGGCATGGTCGTCGCCAAGATCGCCAACAAGCTAGTT GTGGCCCACATGACCAAGAGTGAGCTTTATCTCCCAGACACGGCTTTCATCGGGCCTGGCCTCCTCTTCCTCAACCAGTACTTCAACAGCTTCATCGACGAGCACATAGTCCTCTGGATCGCAATG GTCCTGTCGTTGATTGACTTGACACGCTACTGCACAGGCGTGTGCATCCAGATCGCCTCTCACCTGCGCATTCACGTGTTCAGCATCACGGCGCAAGCTGCCCTCAAACGCAACTGA